Proteins from a single region of Desulfobacter postgatei 2ac9:
- a CDS encoding acyl carrier protein, with the protein MNKVRTIDDVIINVTRIIIDELMIEDVTPETFDPEMDLVDEVGIDSMDLATVALVIQDEYGIRIDEDDYPKLTNVRLIAEYINNKL; encoded by the coding sequence ATGAACAAAGTAAGAACCATTGATGATGTCATTATCAATGTGACCCGGATTATCATTGATGAACTCATGATTGAGGATGTGACGCCCGAAACCTTTGATCCTGAAATGGACCTTGTGGATGAAGTCGGCATTGACAGTATGGATCTTGCCACCGTGGCCCTGGTGATCCAGGATGAATACGGTATCCGCATTGACGAGGATGACTACCCCAAACTGACAAACGTCCGGCTCATTGCCGAATACATCAACAACAAATTATAA
- a CDS encoding lytic transglycosylase domain-containing protein — translation MTIQFDTTFDASMGSPRLNPVSREAWRTGLQNNKGPGSASFSNLLKQVTPPAQAAEQDPAADSLNARLSLVLSRHMMMQINESLLGILTENGDDQPICAPFMDGLEQMLSNRTAGRKMMSEIRQAPSKNRFQEIEANGTVTATTEEAKRTDSLDIEAIIEKAATTFGVNSGLIKAVIQAESSFNPDAVSPKGAMGLMQLMPDTARELGVKDPLNPTENVMGGTRYLKQLLDRYEGSVPLALAAYNWGMGNLDSRPSQMPRETKNYVAKITGMTLT, via the coding sequence ATGACGATCCAATTTGACACGACATTTGACGCTTCAATGGGCTCGCCCCGGTTAAACCCGGTTTCCAGAGAAGCATGGAGAACGGGGCTGCAAAACAATAAGGGCCCCGGGTCAGCATCTTTTTCAAATCTTCTCAAACAGGTGACACCCCCCGCCCAGGCAGCAGAACAAGACCCGGCGGCAGATTCTCTAAACGCCAGGCTCTCCCTGGTTTTGTCCCGGCATATGATGATGCAGATAAATGAAAGCCTTCTGGGAATACTGACCGAAAACGGGGATGATCAGCCGATTTGTGCCCCTTTCATGGACGGGCTTGAGCAGATGCTTTCCAACCGGACGGCCGGTCGGAAAATGATGTCAGAAATCCGACAGGCACCGTCAAAAAACCGCTTTCAGGAAATTGAAGCCAATGGAACTGTTACCGCAACAACCGAAGAGGCCAAACGGACTGACAGCCTTGACATTGAAGCAATCATTGAGAAAGCCGCCACAACCTTTGGGGTGAATTCAGGCCTCATCAAGGCGGTTATCCAAGCGGAAAGCAGCTTTAATCCCGATGCTGTTTCTCCCAAAGGGGCCATGGGGCTGATGCAGCTGATGCCGGATACCGCAAGGGAACTCGGGGTAAAAGACCCTCTGAATCCCACTGAGAATGTAATGGGCGGCACACGGTACCTGAAGCAGTTGCTGGACCGGTATGAAGGAAGCGTCCCCCTTGCCCTGGCCGCCTACAACTGGGGGATGGGGAACCTGGACTCCCGGCCAAGCCAGATGCCGAGGGAGACTAAAAATTATGTCGCAAAAATAACAGGCATGACCCTGACCTGA
- a CDS encoding TIGR04255 family protein codes for MPRPTKITPDPIIDAVVEFRFESEIPPDAILGMLFSVVRNDFPNFNKLPIADIPGVLRQKDPQLKFAPCYQSISNGYRLNVGPNVISLGNPGNYVGWKDNFYPFLQSIIKQLEKSGIVKRFTRIGIRYIDFFEADIFEKKITLSISLNDAPLNAKQITVSTIFEQEELVTRVNIQNNSTVISGDNRRVGSIIDTDTFFEPKQDISFSDLISLLDKQHEVSLSVFFNLLHPEFLKTLNPEY; via the coding sequence ATGCCAAGACCGACTAAAATAACACCAGATCCAATAATTGATGCTGTTGTAGAATTTCGTTTTGAAAGTGAAATCCCACCTGATGCCATTTTAGGCATGCTGTTTAGCGTTGTTCGAAACGATTTTCCAAATTTCAACAAATTACCAATAGCTGATATTCCAGGGGTGCTAAGGCAGAAAGACCCACAATTAAAATTTGCGCCATGTTATCAATCTATTTCAAATGGATATCGATTAAATGTTGGCCCCAATGTGATATCCTTGGGGAACCCAGGAAATTATGTCGGTTGGAAAGATAATTTTTATCCATTTCTACAAAGTATTATTAAACAATTAGAAAAATCCGGAATTGTAAAAAGATTCACTCGGATTGGAATTAGATATATCGACTTTTTTGAGGCTGATATTTTTGAAAAAAAAATTACGCTTTCAATTAGTCTTAATGATGCCCCTCTTAATGCAAAGCAGATTACTGTTAGTACTATTTTTGAACAAGAAGAATTAGTTACTAGAGTAAACATTCAAAACAACTCAACTGTTATCTCAGGTGATAATCGCCGTGTTGGATCTATCATAGATACAGATACTTTCTTCGAACCAAAACAGGATATTTCTTTTAGCGACCTAATTTCATTACTGGATAAACAACATGAAGTTTCATTGTCAGTATTTTTCAATTTGCTTCACCCTGAGTTTCTAAAGACACTTAATCCGGAGTATTAA
- a CDS encoding 3-hydroxymyristoyl-ACP dehydratase, with translation MTPSVEMADRSGPGYEVSKISMTEASIITARTIFAPESPWFDGHFPDNPIVPGIAQMSMIFDLMQRTMGPGVKLEGFKRVRFKQLIRPNTPISVLIKPAKKTPNRFEYQLTADQKVVCTGFIDIRIGQTVRPPEQGNRM, from the coding sequence ATGACCCCATCCGTAGAGATGGCGGATCGAAGTGGACCCGGATATGAGGTCAGTAAGATCAGCATGACAGAAGCGTCAATCATCACAGCCCGGACGATCTTTGCCCCCGAGTCGCCTTGGTTTGACGGGCATTTCCCGGACAACCCCATTGTCCCGGGCATTGCCCAGATGAGCATGATTTTTGACCTGATGCAGCGGACCATGGGACCCGGAGTGAAACTTGAAGGGTTCAAGCGGGTCAGATTCAAGCAATTGATCAGACCGAACACCCCCATTTCAGTTTTGATAAAGCCGGCGAAAAAAACTCCGAATCGTTTTGAATATCAGCTTACGGCGGACCAGAAGGTTGTCTGTACTGGATTTATTGATATCCGTATTGGCCAGACAGTCAGGCCTCCGGAACAGGGCAATCGCATGTAA
- a CDS encoding phosphopantetheine-binding protein yields the protein MEKLISELKHKIVDTLGLMDVTPEDINEQDQLIGGPLGLDSIDVLEMVMMLENDYGVVIDNKELGETVFATLDTLARYVNEHGNSRS from the coding sequence ATGGAAAAGCTGATTTCAGAACTCAAGCACAAAATTGTCGACACACTGGGACTGATGGATGTAACACCCGAAGATATCAATGAACAGGACCAGCTGATTGGCGGTCCTTTGGGACTAGATTCCATTGATGTCCTGGAGATGGTCATGATGCTGGAAAACGATTACGGGGTGGTCATTGACAACAAGGAGCTTGGAGAAACCGTATTTGCCACCCTTGATACCCTGGCCCGGTATGTTAACGAACATGGTAACTCAAGGTCATGA
- a CDS encoding B12-binding domain-containing radical SAM protein yields MPPGLFECTNIQKMTKAFAIGYERIVAWADLLDQVNVFPVHDSDTGKNLKISLAPFKQIKPAHGACNGAGKPSPGSSFDQRPFDKLIDNLSRSAVGNSGNIAAAFFSGFLAHPLPISFPNAARQGLNMAMNAVADPRPGTMLDLFESQARFFDDKASDARLHEAFFDTDELTEVLRQSVAQSVTRLPALQKAGVVDAGVLGMFLFLEGFFKALEERQDQCIPVMESFKDHLCVSAGYTEPAEPAFCVDLQIRMDQGAGAPDALIKTLGDSIVMAQTDQSLKIHVHTRDREALKRRVSELGEITAWDDEPITTRPEKAPARATPDTVGIITDAAGSITLERAAALGITLMDSFIVTDGGGSPETLADPAQIYADMARGKRVMTAQASVFQRRETFRKALEQYDRVLYLCVGSVYTGNYEVAVQWVADNDLSERMQVVDTGAASGRLGLIAETVALAAETLKDPAELAAHAVKIIGACDELLFLNQLKYLAMGGRMSKTGGVAGDLLSIRPVISPRANGAQKVATVRNSDSQIRYAVNRLQHEFEKTASPRIVLEYSDNRAWVEASVMPQIRQACPRARLSLVPLSLTSGVHMGPGTWGMAFLPGELAPGDTDRGYCHENLFNRHYPFFQGESAMKVLLMSMPDVAPLVIHQNAVHFPNLGIASIGGNIHERHEVRIIDLIRKRRAIRAYLTKQLTRLAPDIVGLSAMSWQWDTCCRIIRLIKRIRPTAKIVVGGYHATLMTQEITKSPEGKLIDFIIQGEGETAFKRLVEALDGQDTFQDIPSLTYRDGDGFITNPMGELQDLSKLKPPIRDKRRLTWGYHVMNMKAEVLETSRGCTRTCNFCSMKHMYGRTFRTYPIDRVIADLDDIYYNKKTRLAFIVDDNLVLDTDRVIRLCDAIIQQGYRRLKLVVQADSLTMATNEGMIRKMAQAGFKSVFLGIENVSKANLAVAGKGNIVEYSRKAVALCQKHGLMVIGGLIFGFPDDDETAIIENYRFLKEINADAAYCQILTPYPKTGMREQLMDQGLVTNALDLKKYNGLWANVKTRHLSADKLQYLFWYHRQTVLGWWDPSARAKGTGKLWTGIWTYMFKPLLQQQHARVLKKKGWEGIYKDVLKEQEEMNTFEGL; encoded by the coding sequence GTCCATGATTCAGATACCGGCAAAAATCTGAAAATCAGCCTGGCACCGTTTAAGCAAATCAAGCCGGCTCATGGCGCGTGCAATGGCGCCGGCAAACCATCGCCAGGGAGCTCTTTTGACCAACGCCCTTTTGATAAATTAATTGATAACCTGTCACGGTCGGCCGTCGGCAATTCAGGCAATATTGCGGCAGCCTTTTTTTCAGGCTTTTTGGCCCATCCATTGCCCATCTCTTTTCCCAATGCCGCCAGGCAGGGCTTAAACATGGCCATGAACGCCGTGGCCGATCCCAGGCCAGGTACCATGCTGGATCTGTTTGAAAGCCAGGCCCGTTTTTTTGATGACAAGGCAAGTGACGCCCGGCTGCACGAAGCATTCTTTGACACCGACGAACTGACCGAAGTACTCAGACAGAGTGTGGCCCAAAGCGTTACCCGACTGCCCGCCCTGCAGAAAGCAGGTGTCGTGGATGCAGGAGTGTTAGGGATGTTCCTGTTCCTGGAAGGATTTTTCAAAGCCCTTGAAGAGCGGCAGGATCAATGTATCCCGGTCATGGAAAGCTTCAAGGATCATCTCTGTGTCTCTGCCGGATACACGGAACCCGCAGAACCGGCGTTTTGTGTGGATTTACAGATCCGGATGGATCAAGGTGCCGGGGCCCCGGACGCACTGATTAAAACCCTTGGTGACAGTATTGTCATGGCACAAACCGATCAATCCCTGAAAATCCATGTGCACACCCGGGACAGGGAGGCGCTTAAGCGGCGGGTGTCTGAGCTAGGGGAGATCACGGCATGGGATGATGAACCCATCACAACCCGGCCGGAAAAAGCACCGGCCCGGGCAACCCCTGACACGGTGGGCATCATCACGGATGCGGCAGGCTCCATCACCCTTGAGCGGGCCGCAGCGCTTGGCATCACGCTCATGGACAGTTTCATCGTGACAGACGGCGGCGGGTCTCCTGAAACCCTGGCAGACCCGGCCCAAATCTATGCGGACATGGCCCGGGGTAAAAGGGTCATGACGGCCCAGGCCTCGGTATTCCAGCGCCGGGAAACCTTCAGGAAGGCCTTGGAACAATATGACCGGGTGCTTTACCTGTGTGTGGGGTCTGTGTATACAGGCAATTATGAGGTTGCCGTCCAGTGGGTTGCGGACAACGACCTTTCAGAACGCATGCAGGTTGTGGATACCGGTGCGGCATCCGGCAGGCTCGGGCTGATTGCCGAAACCGTTGCCCTGGCAGCCGAAACCCTGAAGGATCCGGCGGAACTGGCAGCCCATGCGGTAAAAATTATCGGGGCTTGCGACGAACTGCTTTTCCTCAACCAGCTGAAATACCTGGCCATGGGTGGCAGGATGTCCAAAACAGGCGGTGTAGCGGGTGATCTTCTCAGCATCCGGCCCGTCATCAGCCCCAGGGCAAACGGCGCCCAAAAAGTCGCAACCGTGAGAAACAGTGACAGCCAGATCCGGTATGCCGTCAACCGGCTTCAACACGAGTTTGAAAAAACCGCTTCACCAAGGATAGTTCTGGAATATTCGGACAACAGGGCATGGGTGGAGGCCTCGGTCATGCCCCAAATACGTCAGGCCTGTCCCCGGGCGCGTCTTTCCCTTGTCCCGTTGTCTCTGACCTCAGGTGTTCACATGGGGCCGGGCACGTGGGGAATGGCATTTTTACCCGGAGAACTGGCCCCGGGGGACACAGATAGAGGCTATTGCCATGAAAATCTTTTCAATCGTCATTATCCCTTTTTCCAAGGAGAGTCTGCCATGAAAGTACTCCTGATGTCCATGCCCGATGTAGCGCCCCTGGTCATTCACCAGAATGCCGTGCACTTCCCCAACCTCGGGATTGCCAGCATCGGGGGCAACATCCATGAACGCCATGAGGTCAGAATCATTGACCTGATCCGAAAACGCCGGGCCATCCGCGCCTATCTGACGAAACAGCTGACAAGGCTTGCGCCGGATATCGTGGGGCTTTCAGCCATGTCATGGCAATGGGACACCTGCTGCCGGATTATCCGGCTGATCAAACGAATCCGCCCCACGGCCAAAATCGTGGTCGGGGGATACCATGCCACCCTGATGACCCAGGAGATCACAAAATCCCCGGAAGGCAAACTCATTGATTTCATTATCCAGGGAGAAGGAGAGACGGCTTTTAAACGGTTGGTGGAAGCCCTGGACGGCCAAGACACCTTCCAGGACATCCCCTCCCTGACCTACAGGGATGGAGACGGATTCATCACCAATCCCATGGGTGAACTGCAGGATCTTTCCAAGTTGAAACCGCCCATCCGGGACAAACGGCGGCTGACCTGGGGATACCATGTGATGAACATGAAGGCCGAGGTGCTGGAGACCTCAAGGGGATGCACCCGAACCTGCAATTTCTGCAGCATGAAGCACATGTACGGCCGCACCTTCAGAACCTATCCCATTGACAGGGTCATTGCCGACCTTGATGACATTTACTATAATAAAAAAACCCGGCTGGCCTTTATTGTGGATGACAACCTGGTCCTGGACACGGACAGGGTCATCCGGCTGTGCGATGCCATCATTCAGCAAGGATACCGGCGCCTGAAACTGGTAGTCCAGGCCGACAGCCTGACCATGGCCACCAATGAGGGCATGATTCGTAAAATGGCCCAGGCTGGGTTTAAGTCCGTATTCTTAGGGATCGAAAATGTCTCAAAAGCAAACCTTGCCGTGGCAGGCAAGGGAAACATTGTGGAATATTCAAGAAAAGCCGTGGCATTGTGCCAGAAACACGGCCTGATGGTCATCGGCGGCCTGATATTCGGATTCCCCGATGATGACGAGACCGCCATCATTGAAAATTACCGTTTTTTAAAAGAGATTAATGCCGATGCCGCCTATTGCCAGATCCTGACCCCCTATCCCAAAACAGGCATGAGGGAACAGCTCATGGACCAGGGCCTTGTGACCAATGCCCTGGATTTGAAAAAATACAACGGCCTGTGGGCCAATGTCAAAACCCGTCACCTGAGTGCCGACAAACTGCAATACCTGTTCTGGTATCACCGCCAGACCGTTCTGGGATGGTGGGACCCGTCGGCCAGGGCCAAGGGGACCGGCAAATTATGGACCGGCATCTGGACATACATGTTCAAACCATTACTGCAACAGCAGCATGCCAGGGTCCTTAAAAAAAAGGGGTGGGAGGGCATTTATAAAGATGTGTTAAAAGAACAGGAAGAGATGAACACCTTTGAAGGCCTTTAA